Proteins from a single region of Catenulispora acidiphila DSM 44928:
- a CDS encoding DUF6328 family protein, with product MAVDKRDTGSPSRHETADERADRNLVELLQELRVLQTGVQIIFAFLLSVAFTARFTQLSATQQYVYIAALLMSVISVAVLATPVAIHRGLFRSGMKEQVVILSTHCARLGMLLLSIALDCAVFLIIDVVIGRIAASVITAVVAVAFLALWFVFPWALRRR from the coding sequence ATGGCCGTCGACAAGCGAGACACCGGATCGCCGAGCCGCCATGAGACAGCCGACGAAAGGGCCGACCGGAATTTGGTGGAGCTTTTGCAGGAATTGCGAGTGCTCCAGACCGGTGTCCAAATCATTTTCGCGTTTTTGCTCAGCGTCGCATTCACCGCGCGCTTCACGCAGCTCTCCGCCACACAGCAGTACGTCTATATCGCCGCGCTTTTGATGTCCGTGATATCGGTGGCCGTGTTGGCGACGCCGGTCGCCATCCATCGCGGCTTGTTCCGCAGCGGCATGAAGGAGCAGGTCGTCATCTTGTCCACGCACTGCGCGCGACTGGGCATGCTGCTTTTGTCCATCGCCCTGGACTGCGCGGTGTTCCTGATCATCGACGTGGTCATCGGCCGGATCGCGGCTTCGGTCATCACCGCTGTCGTCGCAGTGGCCTTCCTCGCTTTGTGGTTCGTGTTCCCGTGGGCTCTTCGACGCCGCTGA
- a CDS encoding SRPBCC family protein: MGDVTESVDVNVPVSTAYNQWTQFETFPQFMDGVESVAQIDARRTHWVTKVGGVRREFDAEVTEQHPDERIAWKSIGGDTGHAGVVTFHRLNDAETRVTIQLSWEPQGLVEKAGSVLQVDDHQVKADAKRFKQFIEERGTETGQYRGEQAAPGTPGAW; this comes from the coding sequence ATGGGTGACGTCACCGAATCGGTCGATGTGAACGTGCCTGTCAGCACCGCGTACAACCAGTGGACCCAGTTCGAGACCTTCCCGCAGTTCATGGACGGTGTGGAGTCGGTCGCGCAGATCGACGCGCGCCGCACCCACTGGGTCACCAAGGTCGGCGGCGTCCGCCGCGAGTTCGACGCCGAGGTGACCGAGCAGCATCCCGACGAGCGCATCGCGTGGAAGAGCATCGGCGGGGACACCGGCCACGCCGGCGTCGTGACCTTCCACCGCCTCAACGACGCCGAGACCCGGGTCACCATCCAGCTGTCCTGGGAGCCCCAGGGCCTGGTGGAGAAGGCCGGCAGTGTCTTGCAGGTGGACGATCACCAGGTCAAGGCCGACGCCAAGCGGTTCAAGCAGTTCATCGAGGAGCGCGGCACCGAGACCGGGCAGTACCGCGGCGAGCAGGCGGCTCCGGGCACGCCCGGAGCCTGGTGA
- the pdxR gene encoding MocR-like pyridoxine biosynthesis transcription factor PdxR gives MATDLSLTVDRESALPLSEQVRGSLRRLIEDGSLGEDSPLPSSRQLAADLAVSRSVVVEAYEQLVAEGYLATRRGSGTRVANGIGRPSGAASALTRALPERTESAWDLRTGTSDLDAFPRREWVRSVTAALAQAGRAELGYAPLSGAPHLRHVLAGHLGRTRGVRISPQNLMITAGFAQGLALLCAMLRENGHRDLGVEDPSHPGEREFIASAGLRPVGIPVDAEGLRVDLLERSPARAVLTTPGNQFPTGVRLSPARRAQLIEWARKVDGYILEDDFDCAYLDRADRVPSLQNLAPDRVVYAGSVSKVLAPALRLGWIAGPPEVMSGVEAVRAGWDIGCSGLEQLAFAHFVATGAYDRHQRALRTESHKRRALIRTMVAEHFPGAHMLGGDSGIQAFVTLPSHMDEQVLVREARNRSILIRGGAFYTLDDRTRPPALVLGYATIDGKGLQTALTALGDIYRSCAVR, from the coding sequence TTGGCCACAGACCTCTCACTCACCGTCGATCGCGAATCGGCCCTCCCCCTGTCCGAACAGGTCCGCGGCAGCCTGCGCCGGCTCATCGAGGACGGCTCCCTGGGCGAGGACTCGCCGCTGCCGTCAAGCCGCCAGCTGGCCGCCGATCTGGCGGTCTCGCGCAGCGTCGTGGTGGAGGCCTACGAGCAGTTGGTCGCCGAGGGCTACCTGGCGACCCGCCGCGGCTCCGGGACCCGGGTCGCCAACGGCATCGGCCGGCCCTCGGGCGCCGCTTCGGCGCTCACCAGGGCCCTGCCGGAGCGCACGGAATCGGCGTGGGACCTGCGCACCGGTACCTCTGACCTGGACGCCTTCCCGCGCCGGGAGTGGGTGCGCTCGGTGACCGCGGCCCTGGCCCAGGCCGGGCGGGCCGAACTCGGCTACGCCCCGCTCAGCGGCGCGCCGCACCTGCGCCACGTTCTGGCCGGGCATCTGGGCCGCACCCGCGGCGTCCGGATCAGCCCGCAGAACCTGATGATCACTGCCGGCTTCGCCCAAGGGCTGGCCCTGCTGTGCGCGATGCTGCGGGAAAACGGCCACCGGGACCTGGGCGTGGAGGACCCCAGCCACCCCGGCGAGCGCGAGTTCATCGCCAGCGCGGGCCTACGCCCGGTCGGCATCCCGGTGGACGCCGAAGGGCTGCGCGTGGACCTGCTGGAGCGCAGCCCGGCGCGTGCCGTCCTGACGACGCCGGGCAACCAGTTCCCCACCGGCGTGCGCCTGTCCCCGGCCCGCCGCGCACAGCTGATCGAGTGGGCCCGCAAGGTGGACGGCTACATCCTGGAAGACGACTTCGACTGCGCCTACCTCGACCGCGCCGACCGCGTCCCGTCGCTGCAGAACCTCGCCCCGGACCGCGTCGTCTACGCCGGCAGCGTCAGCAAGGTCCTGGCACCGGCGCTGCGCCTGGGCTGGATCGCGGGCCCCCCGGAGGTGATGTCCGGCGTCGAGGCGGTCCGCGCGGGCTGGGACATCGGCTGCTCAGGCCTGGAACAGCTGGCCTTCGCCCATTTCGTCGCCACCGGCGCCTACGACCGCCACCAGCGAGCCCTGCGCACCGAATCCCACAAGCGCAGGGCCCTGATCCGTACCATGGTCGCTGAACACTTCCCGGGCGCCCACATGCTCGGCGGCGACAGCGGTATCCAGGCCTTCGTCACCCTGCCATCGCATATGGACGAACAAGTCCTCGTCCGCGAGGCCCGCAACCGCTCGATCCTCATCCGCGGCGGCGCCTTCTACACGCTGGACGACCGCACCCGCCCGCCGGCCCTGGTCCTCGGCTACGCCACGATAGACGGCAAGGGCCTGCAGACGGCACTGACGGCGCTGGGGGACATCTACCGCTCGTGTGCGGTCAGATGA
- a CDS encoding anthranilate synthase component I family protein yields MTVTELPGGNPLQTYEELLRDRPGHDVFLFESPAGPVQDRRWAAVGWDRLAEIRLYAGRVELTAGAALGDLLAETVSAEAGPPKEAYDGIRVWDASAPETRWRLLAAITEAFDVDTDLGQDTFAFGFLTVLSYEAAWDIEDIPQTQQDADMPRCTLALFRNTVWYDQHSGGVRLLSASGPHFPAAGSEQALTPAAASGESEPSIIPAAPAPRSVTDNVEQETFTGRVERCLRHIGVGDSYQIQIGHRIDVETDLTPVEVYKRLRHRNPSPYMYLTPWSGRTVIGASPELFFRIEGRRILMRPIAGTAPRAADPAEDERRVAELRASAKEQAEHVMLVDLCRNDIGRVCVPGTLQVETMMEVEPFAYVHHLVSTVSGDLEDGVGVWEAVRATFPAGTMTGAPKVRAMEIINEIEDDPRGAYAGALGLIDVRGFAVLALCIRTTVHDGRAYSTQASAGVVADSVPASEWRETLAKMSATYWALTGEELLS; encoded by the coding sequence GTGACCGTTACCGAATTGCCAGGCGGCAATCCCCTTCAAACCTATGAAGAACTGCTGCGCGATCGGCCTGGCCACGACGTGTTCCTCTTCGAGAGTCCGGCCGGTCCGGTCCAGGACCGGCGCTGGGCGGCGGTCGGCTGGGACCGGCTCGCCGAGATCCGGCTGTACGCCGGACGCGTCGAGCTGACCGCCGGGGCCGCTCTCGGAGATCTGCTCGCCGAGACCGTCTCGGCCGAGGCCGGGCCGCCCAAAGAAGCCTATGACGGCATCCGGGTCTGGGACGCGTCCGCCCCGGAGACCAGATGGCGCCTGCTGGCGGCGATCACCGAGGCCTTCGACGTCGACACCGACCTGGGCCAGGACACCTTCGCCTTCGGATTCCTGACCGTCCTGTCCTACGAGGCCGCCTGGGACATCGAGGACATCCCGCAGACCCAGCAAGACGCTGACATGCCCCGGTGCACCCTGGCCCTGTTTCGGAACACGGTCTGGTACGACCAGCACAGCGGCGGGGTGCGCCTGCTGTCCGCCTCCGGCCCGCACTTCCCCGCGGCCGGGAGTGAGCAAGCTCTCACGCCGGCCGCCGCGAGCGGGGAATCAGAGCCCTCCATCATCCCCGCCGCCCCGGCGCCGCGTTCGGTGACCGACAACGTCGAGCAGGAAACGTTCACCGGCCGCGTCGAGCGCTGCCTGCGCCACATCGGCGTCGGCGACAGCTACCAGATCCAGATCGGGCACCGGATCGACGTCGAGACCGACCTGACCCCGGTCGAGGTCTACAAAAGGCTGCGCCACCGGAATCCGTCCCCTTACATGTACCTGACGCCCTGGAGCGGCCGGACCGTGATCGGCGCCAGCCCGGAGCTGTTCTTCCGGATCGAGGGCCGCCGCATCCTCATGCGCCCCATCGCCGGGACCGCGCCGCGGGCCGCCGATCCGGCCGAGGACGAGCGCCGGGTCGCCGAGCTGCGCGCCAGCGCCAAGGAACAGGCCGAGCACGTCATGCTCGTCGACCTGTGCCGCAACGACATCGGCCGGGTGTGCGTGCCCGGCACCCTCCAGGTCGAGACCATGATGGAGGTCGAGCCCTTCGCCTACGTCCACCACCTGGTCTCCACGGTCTCCGGAGACCTCGAGGACGGCGTCGGGGTGTGGGAGGCCGTCCGCGCGACGTTCCCGGCCGGCACCATGACCGGCGCGCCGAAGGTGCGCGCCATGGAGATCATCAACGAGATCGAGGACGACCCGCGCGGCGCCTACGCCGGCGCGCTCGGCCTGATCGACGTGCGCGGCTTCGCGGTGCTCGCCTTGTGCATCCGCACCACCGTCCACGACGGCCGCGCCTACAGCACCCAGGCCTCCGCCGGCGTGGTCGCCGACTCCGTCCCGGCCTCCGAATGGCGCGAGACGCTGGCCAAGATGAGCGCCACCTACTGGGCCCTGACCGGCGAGGAGCTCCTGTCGTGA
- a CDS encoding anthranilate synthase component II — protein MNVLIVDAYDSFSHIIFQYLRTLGAEVDVVRSHTRTPEELLDSAPDAVVLGPGPGHPADSGHVELVHAFAGRVPLLGVCLGHQAIGLAYGGRITVAANLMHGKTSPIAHDGEGVLLGAPQPLTVTRYHSLVVDGDLPPELVVTATSLDDGYVMGLRHRDLPVEGVQFHPESVTTDSGLSLFANFLTAARPRLQARI, from the coding sequence GTGAACGTCCTGATCGTCGATGCCTACGACAGCTTCTCCCACATCATCTTCCAGTATCTGCGCACCCTCGGCGCGGAGGTCGACGTGGTGCGCTCGCACACCCGCACCCCCGAGGAGCTCCTGGACAGCGCCCCGGACGCGGTCGTGCTGGGACCGGGTCCGGGCCACCCGGCCGACTCCGGGCACGTCGAACTGGTCCACGCCTTCGCCGGCCGCGTGCCGCTCCTCGGGGTGTGCCTGGGCCACCAGGCGATCGGCCTGGCCTACGGCGGGCGGATCACCGTCGCGGCGAACCTGATGCACGGCAAGACCAGCCCGATCGCGCACGACGGCGAAGGCGTCCTGCTCGGCGCCCCGCAGCCGCTGACCGTCACCCGCTACCACTCGCTGGTCGTCGACGGGGACCTGCCGCCGGAGCTGGTCGTCACCGCGACCTCGCTCGACGACGGCTACGTGATGGGCCTGCGCCACCGCGACCTGCCGGTCGAGGGCGTGCAGTTCCACCCCGAGAGCGTCACCACCGACAGCGGTCTGTCGCTGTTCGCCAACTTCCTCACCGCGGCGCGTCCCCGGCTCCAGGCCCGGATCTGA
- a CDS encoding phenylacetate--CoA ligase family protein: MWLPTTGDAAGFAERYLAVHRAFYARTLTEADHAEWRATQLRAVLTQVAENSPFYATHLKDADLSAATPEDLTMLPFTTKGDLRSAMLDVLSRPLTDALFFYETTGTTGPATPCPRDGREVVASNAHVTESWASIFRHHFGDRAPRVGLMGPTEVHSFGDTLGDVAQNTGAMNAKIWPYSPVIGFPKALQLMRDLELEVVCCTPGVALTLAKAARHYGYDLREDFAVRLLFVTGEMCTPALAHNLESIWGADVYNVLYGSQEAFVIATACKNKRMHLSQTNYIVEVVDPDSGASLGARGSGELTVTMLMDGVKPLVRYRTGDAVEIQESDCACEMPGDLVRIVGRTLDFIELGERRFTAGQIETAVLTGVTGSAGYQIVIEHDDAGRDRLTVRLELLPELVADRDALAAAVREQAAEGLGVPVAVELSDGLDPIVSTGAFVSWKAARIVDRRREPDHETLVAQKMAANRGYER, translated from the coding sequence ATGTGGCTTCCCACCACCGGAGACGCGGCCGGGTTCGCTGAGCGCTACCTCGCCGTGCACCGCGCCTTCTACGCCCGCACCCTCACCGAGGCCGACCACGCCGAATGGCGCGCGACCCAGCTGCGCGCCGTGCTCACCCAGGTCGCGGAGAACTCGCCGTTCTACGCCACCCATCTGAAGGACGCCGACCTGTCCGCGGCCACGCCCGAGGACCTGACCATGCTGCCCTTCACCACCAAGGGCGACCTGCGCTCGGCGATGCTCGACGTCCTGAGCCGGCCGCTGACCGACGCTCTGTTCTTCTACGAGACCACCGGAACCACCGGACCGGCCACGCCCTGCCCGCGCGACGGCCGCGAGGTCGTCGCCAGCAACGCGCACGTCACCGAGTCCTGGGCCTCGATCTTCCGGCACCACTTCGGCGACCGCGCCCCGCGCGTCGGCCTGATGGGTCCCACCGAGGTGCACTCCTTCGGCGACACCCTCGGCGACGTCGCGCAGAACACCGGCGCCATGAACGCGAAGATCTGGCCGTACTCGCCGGTCATCGGGTTCCCCAAGGCGCTGCAGCTGATGCGGGACCTGGAGCTGGAGGTCGTCTGCTGCACGCCCGGCGTCGCGCTCACCCTGGCCAAAGCCGCCCGGCACTACGGCTACGACCTGCGCGAGGACTTCGCCGTCCGGCTGCTGTTCGTCACCGGCGAGATGTGCACCCCGGCGCTGGCGCACAACCTGGAGAGCATCTGGGGCGCCGACGTCTACAACGTCCTGTACGGCTCGCAGGAGGCCTTCGTCATCGCGACCGCCTGCAAGAACAAGCGGATGCACCTGTCGCAGACCAACTACATCGTGGAGGTCGTCGACCCCGACTCCGGCGCCTCGCTCGGTGCGCGCGGCAGCGGCGAGCTCACCGTCACGATGCTGATGGACGGCGTCAAACCGCTGGTCCGCTACCGCACCGGCGACGCCGTGGAGATCCAGGAGTCCGACTGCGCCTGCGAGATGCCCGGCGACCTGGTCCGGATCGTGGGCCGCACGCTGGACTTCATCGAGCTCGGCGAGCGCCGGTTCACCGCCGGGCAGATCGAGACCGCGGTCCTGACCGGGGTGACCGGCTCGGCCGGCTACCAGATCGTCATCGAGCACGACGACGCCGGCCGCGACCGGCTCACGGTCCGTCTGGAACTGCTCCCCGAGCTCGTCGCGGACCGCGACGCGCTCGCCGCGGCGGTCCGCGAGCAGGCAGCCGAGGGCCTCGGCGTGCCGGTGGCGGTCGAGCTGTCCGACGGCCTGGACCCGATCGTCAGCACCGGCGCGTTCGTGAGCTGGAAGGCGGCGCGCATCGTCGACCGGCGCCGCGAGCCCGACCACGAGACCCTGGTCGCCCAGAAGATGGCAGCCAACCGTGGCTATGAACGCTGA
- a CDS encoding prephenate dehydratase domain-containing protein → MNAESWPTTNPHPTTHPHLTTNPHPDPDQNPLSVADFAEDFGARWSELTARWAARPGTSVATLGPAGTSSHLAAESLALEHELRIELFPSFEDVLSHVSTRKVALALVPSAYRGVTRFHWHRDLRLAAFFPLATPEYGLAVRPDGAPAGTGPVSVAAMWEVRWMYDQVMPPSLAEREVRWIEAESTQHAAAITARGGADLALTNAPGRRAHGLRWLLTRPGAEIIWALFTHADDHTGR, encoded by the coding sequence ATGAACGCTGAGTCCTGGCCGACCACGAACCCGCATCCGACCACGCATCCGCACCTGACCACGAACCCGCATCCGGACCCGGATCAGAACCCGCTCAGCGTCGCGGACTTCGCCGAGGATTTCGGCGCGCGCTGGAGCGAGCTGACGGCTCGCTGGGCGGCGCGGCCCGGCACCTCGGTGGCCACGCTCGGCCCGGCCGGGACCTCCAGCCACCTGGCCGCCGAGTCGCTGGCCCTGGAGCACGAGCTGCGGATCGAGCTGTTCCCGAGCTTCGAGGACGTGCTGTCCCATGTCAGCACGCGCAAGGTCGCTCTGGCTCTGGTGCCCAGCGCCTACCGGGGCGTGACCCGCTTCCACTGGCACCGGGACCTGCGGCTGGCGGCGTTCTTCCCGCTGGCCACACCCGAGTACGGGCTCGCGGTGCGCCCGGACGGCGCGCCGGCGGGCACCGGGCCGGTGTCCGTGGCGGCGATGTGGGAGGTGCGCTGGATGTACGACCAGGTGATGCCGCCCTCGCTGGCCGAGCGCGAGGTCCGCTGGATCGAGGCCGAGTCCACCCAGCACGCCGCCGCGATCACCGCCCGGGGCGGCGCCGACCTGGCGCTGACCAACGCGCCCGGCCGGCGCGCCCACGGACTGCGCTGGCTGCTCACCCGCCCGGGCGCGGAGATCATCTGGGCGCTGTTCACGCACGCGGACGACCACACGGGGAGATGA
- a CDS encoding amidohydrolase family protein, with protein MARKILLRNGKVQEGLGKASLTGHSVLIEGDRIAEIAPAGRLPLDSSQVEIVDLAGMTVMPGMTLGHTHIAYLNILDGREMLFKYSVPELTLAAAENAGRMLSLGYTAFVGAGSVAGIDMALRKAVDAGRLRGPRITPCSRDLMVSGPPERRNPEVGKRIPSDLMRLADTPEEMAEYVKGEIAQGAEIVKVFSSGDDTFPNGRSHELLFTAQELVIAARTAHENGARIRAHSRGLQGIRNAIAAGVDVIDHATYADDAALEAIAEQGIFVVPSLYQPHMLLSTGAKHGKTPEFLESLEFQAEIENTLRILPLMVEMGIPVVAGDDFGFAWTPHGDYAKELQAYVDLAGIPAPTVLTWATANGARLAGRGDEAGTVQRGRLADLVVTDGDPAQDISVLSRPGAVRAVLLGGDFVLGPPRKWSQENARNW; from the coding sequence ATGGCACGCAAGATCCTGCTTCGCAACGGCAAGGTCCAGGAAGGGCTGGGCAAGGCCTCGCTGACCGGGCACAGTGTCCTGATCGAGGGCGACCGCATCGCCGAGATCGCCCCGGCCGGCCGGCTGCCGCTGGACTCCTCGCAGGTCGAGATCGTCGACCTGGCCGGGATGACGGTCATGCCGGGCATGACCCTGGGCCACACCCACATCGCCTACCTGAACATCCTCGACGGCCGGGAGATGCTCTTCAAATACTCCGTCCCCGAGCTCACCCTGGCCGCCGCGGAGAACGCCGGCCGCATGCTGTCCCTGGGCTACACCGCCTTCGTCGGCGCCGGCTCGGTGGCGGGCATCGACATGGCCCTGCGCAAGGCCGTCGACGCCGGGCGGCTGCGCGGGCCGCGGATCACCCCGTGCAGCCGGGACCTGATGGTCTCCGGTCCGCCGGAGCGGCGCAATCCGGAGGTCGGCAAGCGGATCCCCTCGGACCTGATGCGGCTGGCCGACACCCCCGAGGAGATGGCCGAGTACGTCAAGGGCGAGATCGCGCAGGGCGCGGAGATCGTCAAGGTCTTCTCCTCCGGCGACGACACCTTCCCCAACGGCCGCTCGCACGAGCTGCTGTTCACCGCGCAGGAGCTGGTGATCGCCGCGCGCACCGCGCACGAGAACGGCGCGCGCATCCGGGCCCACTCGCGCGGCCTGCAGGGCATCCGCAACGCGATCGCCGCCGGGGTCGACGTCATCGACCACGCCACCTACGCCGACGACGCCGCCCTGGAAGCCATCGCCGAGCAGGGCATCTTCGTGGTGCCCAGCCTCTATCAGCCGCACATGCTGCTGAGCACCGGCGCCAAGCACGGCAAGACCCCGGAGTTCCTGGAGTCGCTGGAGTTCCAGGCCGAGATCGAGAACACCCTGCGGATCCTGCCGCTGATGGTCGAGATGGGCATCCCGGTCGTCGCCGGCGACGACTTCGGCTTCGCCTGGACCCCGCACGGCGACTACGCCAAGGAGCTCCAAGCCTATGTCGACCTGGCCGGCATCCCGGCGCCGACCGTGCTGACCTGGGCCACCGCCAACGGCGCGCGGCTGGCAGGGCGCGGGGACGAAGCCGGGACCGTGCAGCGCGGCCGGCTGGCCGACCTGGTTGTCACCGACGGCGACCCGGCGCAGGACATCAGCGTCCTGAGCCGCCCCGGCGCGGTGCGCGCGGTGCTGCTCGGCGGCGATTTCGTCCTCGGTCCGCCGCGCAAGTGGTCACAAGAGAACGCCCGGAATTGGTAG
- a CDS encoding B3/B4 domain-containing protein has product MEFLTVSVQDRVLDLVPGYVLGLIAVPAVEVTPTPPEVSELLTAAEDRLHALGLGKAEVSALPPIAAWREAYRQVGANPNKFPCAAESLTRRVAKGDRLPRINSLVDLCNTVSLHTGLPVAACDVGDVGPELTVRLAAGDEVYLPLGAPLTPEQPEPGEVIYADGLGRAHSRRWNWRQSDLIKADVGFRRLLITVEAVHDGGRTDVEAALVRLRELLEDRVEALPGPVVLDRSNPTASLFAAELPQAAG; this is encoded by the coding sequence ATGGAGTTCCTCACCGTCTCGGTCCAGGACCGGGTTCTGGACCTGGTGCCCGGCTACGTCCTGGGATTGATCGCCGTCCCCGCGGTCGAGGTGACCCCGACGCCGCCGGAGGTTTCCGAGCTGCTCACCGCCGCCGAGGACCGGCTGCACGCGCTGGGCCTGGGCAAGGCCGAGGTCTCGGCGCTGCCGCCGATCGCGGCCTGGCGCGAGGCGTACCGGCAGGTCGGCGCCAACCCGAACAAGTTCCCGTGCGCCGCCGAGTCGCTGACCCGCCGGGTCGCCAAGGGCGACCGGCTGCCGCGGATCAACTCCCTGGTCGACCTGTGCAACACGGTGTCGCTGCACACCGGGCTGCCGGTGGCGGCCTGCGACGTCGGCGACGTCGGGCCGGAGCTGACGGTGCGGCTGGCCGCCGGCGACGAGGTCTATCTGCCCCTCGGCGCCCCGCTCACGCCCGAGCAGCCCGAGCCCGGCGAGGTGATCTACGCCGACGGCCTGGGCCGGGCGCACTCCCGGCGCTGGAACTGGCGGCAGAGCGACCTGATCAAGGCCGACGTCGGCTTTCGAAGGCTGCTGATCACGGTGGAGGCGGTGCACGACGGCGGCCGGACCGACGTCGAGGCCGCCCTGGTCCGGCTGCGGGAGCTGCTGGAAGACCGGGTCGAGGCCCTGCCGGGACCGGTGGTCCTGGACCGCTCCAACCCCACCGCGTCCCTGTTCGCCGCCGAGCTGCCGCAAGCAGCGGGCTGA
- a CDS encoding ATP-grasp domain-containing protein, with product MSRSILVVYRPEAGRYLAQFRAVAEAAADLGVQTVVLLPEGGQAAETEGFPTYHADLEDTAAFRAAVARVVADHRPERIFPLFEGDVLPAARARRDHGIPGLTPDEALNFRDKNVMHRRAEELGVRVARSTRPDTVGAVAEFAEQVGYPVVVKPYAGWACGSTYRVDDRAALDRVWAQMRDDRHEYRVEEFVSGAEYHVDSLMRGTQIVFEQLSKYTYSILEYKDEPGGTISRKYDLTEQEQRIVGLNAEILRGFGMVTGVAHAEFFLTDAGEVVFGEVGARAGGGSIVPAVIAGRGINLAGEWCRLELDAAHTPDAVLGPEVGTEYLGSSRFGTITDISSRAELMELENVLDADVWKSVGDVLAPPTRSNDVLGWYVCSGRDFEDISARFKAVRDAFRVRTVTEEE from the coding sequence GTGAGCCGTTCGATCCTGGTCGTCTACCGTCCCGAAGCCGGCCGCTACCTCGCGCAGTTCCGCGCGGTCGCCGAGGCGGCCGCCGACCTCGGGGTGCAGACCGTCGTCCTGCTGCCCGAAGGCGGCCAGGCCGCCGAGACCGAGGGATTCCCGACCTACCACGCCGATCTGGAGGACACCGCGGCCTTCCGGGCCGCGGTCGCCCGGGTCGTCGCCGACCACCGGCCCGAGCGGATCTTCCCGCTGTTCGAAGGGGACGTGCTGCCCGCCGCGCGGGCCCGCCGCGACCACGGCATCCCCGGGCTGACCCCGGACGAGGCGCTGAACTTCCGGGACAAGAACGTCATGCACCGCCGGGCCGAGGAGCTCGGCGTGCGCGTGGCCCGCTCCACCCGCCCGGACACCGTCGGCGCGGTCGCCGAGTTCGCCGAGCAGGTCGGCTACCCGGTGGTGGTCAAGCCCTACGCCGGATGGGCCTGCGGCAGCACCTACCGCGTCGACGACCGGGCCGCACTGGACCGGGTCTGGGCCCAGATGCGCGACGACCGGCACGAGTACCGGGTCGAGGAGTTCGTCTCCGGCGCGGAGTACCACGTCGACTCCCTGATGCGCGGCACGCAGATCGTGTTCGAGCAGCTGTCGAAGTACACGTACTCGATCCTGGAGTACAAGGACGAGCCCGGCGGCACGATCTCCCGCAAGTACGACCTCACCGAGCAGGAGCAGCGCATCGTCGGCCTCAACGCCGAGATCCTGCGCGGTTTCGGGATGGTCACCGGCGTCGCGCACGCGGAGTTCTTCCTCACCGACGCCGGCGAGGTGGTGTTCGGCGAGGTCGGCGCGCGCGCCGGCGGCGGCTCCATCGTCCCGGCGGTGATCGCCGGCCGCGGCATCAACCTGGCGGGGGAGTGGTGCCGGCTGGAGCTGGACGCGGCGCACACCCCGGACGCCGTGCTGGGACCGGAGGTCGGTACCGAGTACCTCGGCTCCTCCCGCTTCGGCACGATCACGGACATCAGCTCGCGCGCGGAGCTGATGGAGCTGGAGAACGTGCTGGACGCCGACGTGTGGAAGTCCGTGGGCGACGTGCTCGCGCCGCCCACGCGCTCCAACGACGTCCTGGGCTGGTACGTCTGCTCCGGCCGGGACTTCGAGGACATCTCGGCGCGCTTCAAGGCCGTCCGCGACGCCTTCCGGGTGCGGACCGTGACGGAGGAGGAGTGA